Proteins encoded together in one Canis aureus isolate CA01 chromosome 21, VMU_Caureus_v.1.0, whole genome shotgun sequence window:
- the LOC144293405 gene encoding olfactory receptor 5B21-like encodes MENSTEATEFILLGLTDDPNLQVPLLLVFLFIYLITLVGNGGMMVIIHLDPHFHTPMYFFLSNLSFVDLGYSSAVAPKAVAALQSGNKVISYSGCAAQFFFFVGFATAECYLLACMAYDRHAAICRPLHYTTTMRAGVCALLTVGSYVCGFLNASIHTGNTFRLSFCASHEINHFFCDLPPLLALSCSNTRINNLVVFCVVGFNVFFTLLVILISYLFIYIAIQRIHSVEGRKKAFSTCASHLTAVTIFYGTIIFMYFQPSSSQSMDTDKIDSVFYSVVIPMLNPLIYSLRNKDVKNALRKVLNKLHPQSVSVGGK; translated from the coding sequence ATGGAGAATAGCACAGAAGCCACAGAGTTCATCCTCTTGGGATTAACAGATGACCCCAATCTTCAGGTCCCCCTCCTCCTGGTATTTTTGTTCATCTACCTCATCACTCTGGTTGGGAATGGGGGCATGATGGTGATCATCCACTTAGACCCCCACTTCCACACTCCCATGTATTTCTTTCTCAGTAACCTCTCCTTCGTAGACCTGGGTTACTCCTCAGCTGTAGCCCCAAAGGCAGTGGCTGCCCTGCAGTCAGGGAACAAAGTCATCTCCTACAGTGGATGTGCTGcccagttctttttctttgtgggttttgccactgcTGAGTGCTACCTCCTGGCCTGCATGGCCTATGACCGCCATGCAGCCATATGCAGGCCTCTTCATTACACCACCACCATGAGAGCAGGTGTATGTGCCCTCCTGACTGTTGGCTCCTATGTCTGTGGCTTCCTCAATGCTTCTATTCACACAGGAAACACCTTTAGACTCTCGTTCTGTGCTTCTCATGAGATTAATCATTTTTTCTGCGATCTTCCTCCACTCTTGGCTCTCTCATGTTCCAACACACGCATCAACAACTTGGTTGTCTTCTGTGTCGTGGGCTTCAACGTCTTTTTCACCCTCCTGGTCATCCTCATCTCTTACCTCTTCATATACATCGCCATTCAAAGGATACATTCTGTGGAAGGACGAAAGAAAGccttctccacctgtgcctcccaCCTCACTGCCGTAACCATCTTCTACGGAACTATCATCTTCATGTACTTCCAGCCCAGCTCCAGCCAGTCCATGGACACAGACAAAATTGATTCTGTGTTTTACTCAGTGGTGATTCCCATGTTGAACCCCTTGATCTACAGCCTTAGGAACAAAGACGTAAAAAATGCTCTCCGGAAAGTACTCAACAAACTTCACCCCCAGTCTGTAAGTGTAGGTGGGAAGTAG